A DNA window from Pongo abelii isolate AG06213 chromosome 2, NHGRI_mPonAbe1-v2.0_pri, whole genome shotgun sequence contains the following coding sequences:
- the USP19 gene encoding ubiquitin carboxyl-terminal hydrolase 19 isoform X35: MSGGASATGPRRGPPGLEDATSKKKQKDRANQESKDGDPRKETGSRSVAQAGLELLASGDPSASASHAAGITGSRHRTRLFFPSSSGSASTPQEEQTKEGACEDPHDLLATPPPELLLDWRQSAEEVIVKLRVGVVPLQLEDVDAAFTDTDCVVRFAGGQQWGGVFYAEIKSSCAKVQTRKGSLLHLTLPKKVPMLTWPSLLVEADEQLCIPPLNPQTCLLGSEENLAPLAGEKAVPPGNDAVSPAMVRSRNPGKDDCAKEEMAVAADAATLVDEPESMVNLAFVKNDSYEKGPDSVVVHVYVKEICRDTSRVLFREQDFTLIFQTRDGNFLRLHPGCGPQATFRWQVKLRNLIEPEQCTFCFTASRIDICLRKRQSQRWGGLEAPAARGAVGGAKVAVPTGPTPLDSTPPGGAPHPLTGQEEARAVEKDKSKARSEDTGLDSVATRTPMEHVTPKPETHLASPKPTCMVPPMPHSPVSGDSVEEEEEEEKKVCLPGFTGLVNLGNTCFMNSVIQSLSNTRELRDFFHDRSFEAEINYNNPLGTGGRLAIGFAVLLRALWKGTHHAFQPSKLKAIVASKASQFTGYAQHDAQEFMAFLLDGLHEDLNRIQNKPYTETVDSDGRPDEVVAEEAWQRHKMRNDSFIVDLFQGQYKSKLVCPVCAKVSITFDPFLYLPVPLPQKQKVLPVFYFAREPHSKPIKFLVSISKENSTASEVLDSLSQNVHVKPENLRLAEVIKNRFHRVFLPSHSLDTVSPSDMLLCFELLSSELAKERVVVLEVQQRPQVPSVPISKCAACQRKQQSEDEKLKRCTRCYRVGYCNQLCQKTHWPDHKGLCRPENIGYPFLVSVPASRLTYARLAQLLEGYARYSVSVFQPPFQPGRMALESQSPGCTTLLSTGSLEAGDSERDPIQPPELQLVTPMAEGDTGLPRVWAAPDRGPVPSTSGISSEMLASGPIEVGSLPAGERVSRPEAAVPGYQHPSEAMNAHTPQFFIYKIDSSNREQRLEDKGDTPLELGDDCSLALVWRNNERLQEFVLVASKELECAEDPGSAGEAARAGHFTLDQCLNLFTRPEVLAPEEAWYCPQCKQHREASKQLLLWRLPNVLIVQLKRFSFRSFIWRDKINDLVEFPVRNLDLSKFCIGQKEEQLPSYDLYAVINHYGGMIGGHYTACARLPNDRSSQRSDVGWRLFDDSTVTTVDESQVVTRYAYVLFYRRRNSPVERPPRAGHSEHHPDLGPAAEAAASQGLGPGQAPEVAPTRTAPERFAPPVDRPAPTYSNMEEVD; this comes from the exons ATGTCTGGCGGGGCCAGTGCCACAGGCCCAAGGAGAGGGCCCCCAGGACTGGAGGACGCCACTAGTAAGAAGAAGCAGAAGGATCGAGCAAACCAGGAGAGCAAGGATGGAGATCCTAGGAAAG agacagggtctcgatctgttgcccaggctggtcttgaacttctggcctcaggtgatccttctgcctcagcctcccatgcagctgggatcacaggctcacGCCACCGTACCCGGCTGTTCTTTCCTTCATCATCAGGGTCAGCATCCACTCCTCAAGAGGAGCAGACCAAAGAGG GAGCTTGTGAAGACCCTCATGATCTCTTGGCTACTCCCCCTCCAGAGTTGTTGCTCGATTGGAGGCAGAGTGCAGAAGAGGTGATTGTCAAGCTTCGTGTGGGAGTAGTTCCCCTGCAGCTGGAGGATGTAGATGCTGCTTTCACAGATACGGACTGTGTGGTGCGGTTTGCAG GTGGTCAGCAGTGGGGTGGTGTCTTCTATGCTGAGATAAAAAGCTCTTGTGCTAAAGTGCAAACCCGCAAGGGCAGTCTCCTGCACCTGACACTGCCCAAAAAGGTGCCTATGCTCACGTGGCCCTCCCTCCTG GTTGAGGCTGATGAACAGCTTTGCATACCACCGCTGAACCCCCAaacctgcctcctgggctcagaggaGAATTTAGCCCCTTTGGCAGGAGAGAAAGCAGTGCCTCCCGGGAATGACGCAGTCTCTCCAGCCATGGTCCGGAGCAGAAACCCTGGGAAAGATGACTGTGCCAAGGAGGAGATGGCAGTGGCAGCAGATGCTGCAACCTTGGTGGATG AGCCTGAGTCGATGGTGAACCTGGCATTTGTCAAGAATGACTCGTATGAGAAGGGCCCGGATTCAGTGGTGGTGCACGTGTACGTGAAGGAGATCTGCAGGGACACCTCGAGAGTACTTTTCCGTGAGCAGGACTTCACGCTCATCTTCCAGACcag GGATGGAAACTTCCTGAGGCTGCACCCAGGCTGTGGGCCCCAAGCCACCTTCCGTTGGCAGGTGAAGCTCAG GAATCTGATTGAGCCAGAGCAGTGCACCTTCTGTTTCACGGCTTCTCGCATCGACATCTGCCTTCGTAAGAGGCAGAGTCAGCGCTGGGGGGGCCTGGAGGCCCCGGCTGCACGAG GTGCAGTGGGTGGTGCAAAGGTTGCCGTGCCGACAGGTCCAACTCCTCTGGATTCAACCCCACCAGGAGgtgctccccaccccctgacaggccaaGAGGAGGCCCGGGCTGTGGAGAAGGATAAATCCAAGGCACGATCTGAGGACACGGGGCTAGACAGTGTGGCAACCCGCACACCCATGGAGCATGTAACCCCAAAGCCAGAGACACACCTGGCCTCG CCCAAGCCTACATGCATGGTGCCTCCCATGCCCCACAGCCCAGTTAGTGGAGACAgcgtggaggaggaggaagaggaagagaagaaggtgtGTCTGCCAGGCTTCACTGGCCTTGTCAATTTAGGCAACACCTGCTTCATGAACAGCGTCATTCAGTCTCTGTCCAACACTCGGGAACTCCGGGACTTCTTCCATG ACCGCTCCTTTGAGGCTGAGATCAACTACAACAACCCACTAGGGACTGGTGGGCGTCTGGCCATTGGCTTTGCCGTGCTGCTTCGGGCGCTGTGGAAGGGCACCCACCATGCCTTCCAGCCTTCCAAATTGAAG GCCATTGTGGCGAGTAAGGCCAGCCAGTTCACAGGCTATGCACAGCATGATGCCCAGGAGTTCATGGCTTTCCTGCTGGATGGGCTGCACGAGGACCTGAATCGCATTCAGAACAAGCCCTACACAGAGACCGTGGATTCAGATGGGCGGCCCGATGAG GTGGTAGCTGAGGAAGCATGGCAGCGGCACAAGATGAGGAATGACTCTTTCATCGTGGACCTATTTCAGGGGCAGTACAAGTCAAAGCTGGTGTGCCCTGTGTGTGCCAAG GTCTCCATCACTTTTGACCCGTTTCTTTATCTGCCAGTGCCCTTGCCACAAAAGCAAAAGGTTCTCCCTGTCTTTTATTTTGCCCGAGAGCCCCACAGCAAGCCCATCAAG TTCCTGGTGAGCATCAGCAAGGAGAACTCCACTGCGAGCGAAGTATTGGACTCCCTCTCTCAGAACGTTCATGTGAAGCCTGAGAACCTGCGTTTGGCGGAG GTAATTAAGAATCGTTTCCATCGTGTGTTCCTACCCTCCCACTCACTGGACACTGTGTCCCCATCTGATATGCTCCTCTGCTTTGAGCTGCTATCCTCAGAGTTGGCTAAGGAGCGGGTAGTGGTGCTAGAGGTGCAACAG CGCCCCCAGGTGCCCAGCGTCCCCATCTCCAAGTGTGCAGCCTGCCAGCGGAAGCAACAGTCGGAGGATGAGAAGCTGAAGCGCTGTACCCGGTGCTACCGTGTGGGCTACTGCAACCA GCTCTGCCAGAAAACCCACTGGCCTGACCACAAGGGCCTCTGCCGACCTGAGAACATTGGCTACCCCTTCCTGGTCAGTGTACCTGCCTCACGCCTCACTTATGCCCGCCTCGCTCAGTTGCTAGAGGGCTATGCCCG GTACTCTGTGAGTGTATTCCAGCCACCCTTTCAGCCAGGCCGCATGGCCTTGGAGTCTCAGAGCCCTGGCTGCACCACACTGCTCTCCACTGGCTCCCTGGAGGCTGGGGACAGCGAGAGGGACCCCATTCAGCCACCTGAGCTCCAGCTGGTGACCCCTATGGCTGAGGGGGACACAGGGCTTCCCCGGGTGTGGGCAGCCCCTGACCGGGGTCCTGTGCCCAGCACCAGTGGAATTTCTTCTGAGATGCTGGCCAGTGGGCCCATTGAGGTTGGCTCCTTGCCTGCTGGCGAGAGGGTGTCCCGACCCGAAG CTGCTGTGCCTGGGTACCAGCATCCAAGTGAAGCTATGAATGCCCACACACCCcagttcttcatctataaaattgacTCATCCAACCGAGAGCAGCGGCTAGAGGACAAAG GAGACACCCCACTGGAGCTGGGTGACGACTGTAGCCTGGCTCTCGTCTGGCGGAACAATGAGCGCTTGCAAGAGTTTGTGTTGGTAGCCTCCAAGGAGCTGGAATGTGCTGAGGATCCAGGCTCTGCTGGTGAGGCTGCCCGGGCCGGCCACTTCACCCTGGACCAGTGCCTCAACCTCTTCACACGGCCTGAGGTGCTGGCACCCGAGGAGGCCTG GTACTGCCCACAGTGCAAACAGCACCGTGAGGCCTCCAAGCAGCTGTTGCTATGGCGCCTGCCAAATGTTCTCATCGTGCAGCTCAAGCGCTTCTCCTTTCGTAGTTTTATTTGGCGTGACAAGATCAATGACTTGGTGGAGTTCCCTGTTAG GAACCTGGACCTGAGCAAGTTCTGCATTGGTCAGAAAGAGGAGCAGCTGCCCAGCTACGATCTATATGCTGTCATCAACCACTATGGAGGCATGATTGGTGGCCACTACACTGCCTGTGCACGCCTGCCCAATGATCGTAGCAGTCAGCGCAGTGACGTGG GCTGGCGCTTGTTTGATGACAGCACAGTGACAACGGTAGACGAGAGCCAGGTTGTGACGCGTTATGCCTATGTACTCTTCTACCGCCGGCGGAACTCTCCTGTGGAGAGGCCCCCCAGGGCAGGTCACTCTGAGCACCACCCAGACCTAGGCCCTGCAGCTGAGGCTGCTGCCAGCCAG GGACTAGGCCCTGGCCAGGCCCCCGAGGTGGCCCCCACGCGGACAGCCCCTGAACGCTTCGCCCCCCCTGTGGATCGGCCAGCCCCCACCTACAGCAACATGGAGGAGGTGGATTAG
- the USP19 gene encoding ubiquitin carboxyl-terminal hydrolase 19 isoform X19 has product MSGGASATGPRRGPPGLEDATSKKKQKDRANQESKDGDPRKETGSRSVAQAGLELLASGDPSASASHAAGITGSRHRTRLFFPSSSGSASTPQEEQTKEGACEDPHDLLATPPPELLLDWRQSAEEVIVKLRVGVVPLQLEDVDAAFTDTDCVVRFAGGQQWGGVFYAEIKSSCAKVQTRKGSLLHLTLPKKVPMLTWPSLLKKPLGTQELVLGLQCQENGQELSPIALEPGPEPHRAKQEARNQKRAQGRGEVGSGAGPGAQAGPSAKRAVHLCRGPEGEGSRDDPGPRGDAPPFVADPATQVEADEQLCIPPLNPQTCLLGSEENLAPLAGEKAVPPGNDAVSPAMVRSRNPGKDDCAKEEMAVAADAATLVDEPESMVNLAFVKNDSYEKGPDSVVVHVYVKEICRDTSRVLFREQDFTLIFQTRDGNFLRLHPGCGPQATFRWQVKLRNLIEPEQCTFCFTASRIDICLRKRQSQRWGGLEAPAARVGGAKVAVPTGPTPLDSTPPGGAPHPLTGQEEARAVEKDKSKARSEDTGLDSVATRTPMEHVTPKPETHLASPKPTCMVPPMPHSPVSGDSVEEEEEEEKKVCLPGFTGLVNLGNTCFMNSVIQSLSNTRELRDFFHDRSFEAEINYNNPLGTGGRLAIGFAVLLRALWKGTHHAFQPSKLKAIVASKASQFTGYAQHDAQEFMAFLLDGLHEDLNRIQNKPYTETVDSDGRPDEVVAEEAWQRHKMRNDSFIVDLFQGQYKSKLVCPVCAKVSITFDPFLYLPVPLPQKQKVLPVFYFAREPHSKPIKFLVSISKENSTASEVLDSLSQNVHVKPENLRLAEVIKNRFHRVFLPSHSLDTVSPSDMLLCFELLSSELAKERVVVLEVQQRPQVPSVPISKCAACQRKQQSEDEKLKRCTRCYRVGYCNQLCQKTHWPDHKGLCRPENIGYPFLVSVPASRLTYARLAQLLEGYARYSVSVFQPPFQPGRMALESQSPGCTTLLSTGSLEAGDSERDPIQPPELQLVTPMAEGDTGLPRVWAAPDRGPVPSTSGISSEMLASGPIEVGSLPAGERVSRPEAAVPGYQHPSEAMNAHTPQFFIYKIDSSNREQRLEDKGDTPLELGDDCSLALVWRNNERLQEFVLVASKELECAEDPGSAGEAARAGHFTLDQCLNLFTRPEVLAPEEAWYCPQCKQHREASKQLLLWRLPNVLIVQLKRFSFRSFIWRDKINDLVEFPVRNLDLSKFCIGQKEEQLPSYDLYAVINHYGGMIGGHYTACARLPNDRSSQRSDVGWRLFDDSTVTTVDESQVVTRYAYVLFYRRRNSPVERPPRAGHSEHHPDLGPAAEAAASQGLGPGQAPEVAPTRTAPERFAPPVDRPAPTYSNMEEVD; this is encoded by the exons ATGTCTGGCGGGGCCAGTGCCACAGGCCCAAGGAGAGGGCCCCCAGGACTGGAGGACGCCACTAGTAAGAAGAAGCAGAAGGATCGAGCAAACCAGGAGAGCAAGGATGGAGATCCTAGGAAAG agacagggtctcgatctgttgcccaggctggtcttgaacttctggcctcaggtgatccttctgcctcagcctcccatgcagctgggatcacaggctcacGCCACCGTACCCGGCTGTTCTTTCCTTCATCATCAGGGTCAGCATCCACTCCTCAAGAGGAGCAGACCAAAGAGG GAGCTTGTGAAGACCCTCATGATCTCTTGGCTACTCCCCCTCCAGAGTTGTTGCTCGATTGGAGGCAGAGTGCAGAAGAGGTGATTGTCAAGCTTCGTGTGGGAGTAGTTCCCCTGCAGCTGGAGGATGTAGATGCTGCTTTCACAGATACGGACTGTGTGGTGCGGTTTGCAG GTGGTCAGCAGTGGGGTGGTGTCTTCTATGCTGAGATAAAAAGCTCTTGTGCTAAAGTGCAAACCCGCAAGGGCAGTCTCCTGCACCTGACACTGCCCAAAAAGGTGCCTATGCTCACGTGGCCCTCCCTCCTG AAGAAACCTCTAGGGACCCAGGAGCTGGTGCTGGGGCTGCAGTGCCAGGAGAATGGGCAGGAACTGTCTCCCATTGCCCTGGAGCCAGGCCCTGAGCCCCACCGGGCTAAGCAGGAGGCCCGGAACCAGAAGCGGGCCCAGGGCCGTGGTGAGGTAGGCTCAGGGGCTGGCCCCGGGGCCCAGGCAGGGCCCAGCGCCAAGAGGGCTGTGCATCTCTGCAGAGGGCCAGAGGGGGAAGGGTCCAGGGATGACCCTGGACCCCGGGGTGATGCCCCACCCTTCGTGGCTGACCCAGCCACCCAG GTTGAGGCTGATGAACAGCTTTGCATACCACCGCTGAACCCCCAaacctgcctcctgggctcagaggaGAATTTAGCCCCTTTGGCAGGAGAGAAAGCAGTGCCTCCCGGGAATGACGCAGTCTCTCCAGCCATGGTCCGGAGCAGAAACCCTGGGAAAGATGACTGTGCCAAGGAGGAGATGGCAGTGGCAGCAGATGCTGCAACCTTGGTGGATG AGCCTGAGTCGATGGTGAACCTGGCATTTGTCAAGAATGACTCGTATGAGAAGGGCCCGGATTCAGTGGTGGTGCACGTGTACGTGAAGGAGATCTGCAGGGACACCTCGAGAGTACTTTTCCGTGAGCAGGACTTCACGCTCATCTTCCAGACcag GGATGGAAACTTCCTGAGGCTGCACCCAGGCTGTGGGCCCCAAGCCACCTTCCGTTGGCAGGTGAAGCTCAG GAATCTGATTGAGCCAGAGCAGTGCACCTTCTGTTTCACGGCTTCTCGCATCGACATCTGCCTTCGTAAGAGGCAGAGTCAGCGCTGGGGGGGCCTGGAGGCCCCGGCTGCACGAG TGGGTGGTGCAAAGGTTGCCGTGCCGACAGGTCCAACTCCTCTGGATTCAACCCCACCAGGAGgtgctccccaccccctgacaggccaaGAGGAGGCCCGGGCTGTGGAGAAGGATAAATCCAAGGCACGATCTGAGGACACGGGGCTAGACAGTGTGGCAACCCGCACACCCATGGAGCATGTAACCCCAAAGCCAGAGACACACCTGGCCTCG CCCAAGCCTACATGCATGGTGCCTCCCATGCCCCACAGCCCAGTTAGTGGAGACAgcgtggaggaggaggaagaggaagagaagaaggtgtGTCTGCCAGGCTTCACTGGCCTTGTCAATTTAGGCAACACCTGCTTCATGAACAGCGTCATTCAGTCTCTGTCCAACACTCGGGAACTCCGGGACTTCTTCCATG ACCGCTCCTTTGAGGCTGAGATCAACTACAACAACCCACTAGGGACTGGTGGGCGTCTGGCCATTGGCTTTGCCGTGCTGCTTCGGGCGCTGTGGAAGGGCACCCACCATGCCTTCCAGCCTTCCAAATTGAAG GCCATTGTGGCGAGTAAGGCCAGCCAGTTCACAGGCTATGCACAGCATGATGCCCAGGAGTTCATGGCTTTCCTGCTGGATGGGCTGCACGAGGACCTGAATCGCATTCAGAACAAGCCCTACACAGAGACCGTGGATTCAGATGGGCGGCCCGATGAG GTGGTAGCTGAGGAAGCATGGCAGCGGCACAAGATGAGGAATGACTCTTTCATCGTGGACCTATTTCAGGGGCAGTACAAGTCAAAGCTGGTGTGCCCTGTGTGTGCCAAG GTCTCCATCACTTTTGACCCGTTTCTTTATCTGCCAGTGCCCTTGCCACAAAAGCAAAAGGTTCTCCCTGTCTTTTATTTTGCCCGAGAGCCCCACAGCAAGCCCATCAAG TTCCTGGTGAGCATCAGCAAGGAGAACTCCACTGCGAGCGAAGTATTGGACTCCCTCTCTCAGAACGTTCATGTGAAGCCTGAGAACCTGCGTTTGGCGGAG GTAATTAAGAATCGTTTCCATCGTGTGTTCCTACCCTCCCACTCACTGGACACTGTGTCCCCATCTGATATGCTCCTCTGCTTTGAGCTGCTATCCTCAGAGTTGGCTAAGGAGCGGGTAGTGGTGCTAGAGGTGCAACAG CGCCCCCAGGTGCCCAGCGTCCCCATCTCCAAGTGTGCAGCCTGCCAGCGGAAGCAACAGTCGGAGGATGAGAAGCTGAAGCGCTGTACCCGGTGCTACCGTGTGGGCTACTGCAACCA GCTCTGCCAGAAAACCCACTGGCCTGACCACAAGGGCCTCTGCCGACCTGAGAACATTGGCTACCCCTTCCTGGTCAGTGTACCTGCCTCACGCCTCACTTATGCCCGCCTCGCTCAGTTGCTAGAGGGCTATGCCCG GTACTCTGTGAGTGTATTCCAGCCACCCTTTCAGCCAGGCCGCATGGCCTTGGAGTCTCAGAGCCCTGGCTGCACCACACTGCTCTCCACTGGCTCCCTGGAGGCTGGGGACAGCGAGAGGGACCCCATTCAGCCACCTGAGCTCCAGCTGGTGACCCCTATGGCTGAGGGGGACACAGGGCTTCCCCGGGTGTGGGCAGCCCCTGACCGGGGTCCTGTGCCCAGCACCAGTGGAATTTCTTCTGAGATGCTGGCCAGTGGGCCCATTGAGGTTGGCTCCTTGCCTGCTGGCGAGAGGGTGTCCCGACCCGAAG CTGCTGTGCCTGGGTACCAGCATCCAAGTGAAGCTATGAATGCCCACACACCCcagttcttcatctataaaattgacTCATCCAACCGAGAGCAGCGGCTAGAGGACAAAG GAGACACCCCACTGGAGCTGGGTGACGACTGTAGCCTGGCTCTCGTCTGGCGGAACAATGAGCGCTTGCAAGAGTTTGTGTTGGTAGCCTCCAAGGAGCTGGAATGTGCTGAGGATCCAGGCTCTGCTGGTGAGGCTGCCCGGGCCGGCCACTTCACCCTGGACCAGTGCCTCAACCTCTTCACACGGCCTGAGGTGCTGGCACCCGAGGAGGCCTG GTACTGCCCACAGTGCAAACAGCACCGTGAGGCCTCCAAGCAGCTGTTGCTATGGCGCCTGCCAAATGTTCTCATCGTGCAGCTCAAGCGCTTCTCCTTTCGTAGTTTTATTTGGCGTGACAAGATCAATGACTTGGTGGAGTTCCCTGTTAG GAACCTGGACCTGAGCAAGTTCTGCATTGGTCAGAAAGAGGAGCAGCTGCCCAGCTACGATCTATATGCTGTCATCAACCACTATGGAGGCATGATTGGTGGCCACTACACTGCCTGTGCACGCCTGCCCAATGATCGTAGCAGTCAGCGCAGTGACGTGG GCTGGCGCTTGTTTGATGACAGCACAGTGACAACGGTAGACGAGAGCCAGGTTGTGACGCGTTATGCCTATGTACTCTTCTACCGCCGGCGGAACTCTCCTGTGGAGAGGCCCCCCAGGGCAGGTCACTCTGAGCACCACCCAGACCTAGGCCCTGCAGCTGAGGCTGCTGCCAGCCAG GGACTAGGCCCTGGCCAGGCCCCCGAGGTGGCCCCCACGCGGACAGCCCCTGAACGCTTCGCCCCCCCTGTGGATCGGCCAGCCCCCACCTACAGCAACATGGAGGAGGTGGATTAG